The sequence GGTTCCTCCTTTGGATACACCAATACGGGCATTTGCAAGGGATTCAGCGGTCTGGAACTGGCCTTTTCGGGTTAATACTTTTTGTGCACTTACGAAATAACCCAAGCTGCAACTGACTTCCCGCTCACGCTCCAGCGTTTTAGTAAACGTTGCAACGAGTATATCGACTTTGCCTGATTTTACAGCGCCAATGCGGTCGGCCGGATCCAGGTCTTGTATTTTAAGTTTTACACCTAATTTGTTTGCGATGATGGATGCAAAATCAATGTCATAACCTGAAACAGTATTATTGTTATTTCTTTTTGCAAAAGGAGGATGGTCAGGTAAAGTACCTACAACCAAATATTCTCTTTCCTTTATTGTGTCGATTAAATCGGCATGAGCCATCAGACTGATAGCACTTAATAAACTTGCGATAAACATGCGCAGCATAAAAAAACCTCGGTTACTGTGGATACTGTCGGTAATGATAATTTAAAAAATCGAACGGGTAAATGACAAATAGAACAAGCTTTGTATTTATGATACGGTGTTTTGCTTGTATGGCTTGTTGTTTCTGCTTGATGTTTTGTTTATGTCTGCTTTCGTTATAGATGTGAAGGTTTATATCGCTTCTGTGATGAGTGAATGCTTTGATAACGTGTCGGTGCATTGTTGCTTTGATACAAATAATAAATGAATTTACTCACTGTTTTTTTAACCTGTCTGTTGAGTGGTATCAGTGCGCTGATGGTGAGTAAATAATGATATTATTTTAGATATATAAAAGGGAGTTTATATGGTTTTGAAGCTTAAGTAGATCTGGATTGATCTGCTCAGTTTTTAATCTTAAGTATGCTCTGATTTATTTTCTATTGGGATTTGTTTACAGATTTGAAGGTAAATGGCTTAACCTGATGCTTTTAGTCAATGTTGCTTCTTTAAAAGAGTATTGAAAAAAAAGCATGGTATCTAATCTATAATGGGCCATGCTTGGTGGTTTATATGTTGAAATAGCCAGTTCGAATAGGCCCGCGTATATATTTTAGGCAGATTTTTTTTGAAGTATTTGTCTCTTATCTTTTAATTTTTTAAGGTGCAGATCATGCAAACATTAAATACGCGTTTTGGTGAAATAGAGATTGATCCGGAAACGGTGCTGACTTTTCCGCTGGGCATGCCGGGTTTTGAAGATTGCACTCGCTATAAACTTTTGCACGAAGAGCAGCCTAATCCGCGTGTACGCTGGTTACAGTCTCTTGATGACGCAGATTTAAGTTTTAGCCTGGTGCAGGTAGAGCATCTGGGCTTATCTTATGAAGTGTCTCTTAGCGATGAAGAATGTGCCTTAATTGAGTTGGAGCACGCTGAAGATGCTGTTTTGTTGCTGTTATTATCCCGCCCGTTTGAAGAGGGGCGGGAAATTACAGCAAACACCCAGGCACCGGTGGTACTGAATATCAGGAGCCGTAAGGCCTTACAAAAAGTAGGTATTCGCGCTGATATTGTGTTCCGTAGCTGATTTTTGCCGGGCATTGAGCAGAGTGCCTGGCAGCGTTGTGAATCAAACACTAATAGAATTTCGCAAAAAAACCTTAGTGTTGTTGCGCTGCATTAGGGCTTTGATTTTTAGGGGAATTTGTGAAAAAGCCAGTAGTTTATTTGTGTGCTGACCTGAATAAAGTTGCTATATGAAACAAAGGACTAGCGCGGGCAGGATGAATTCAGGGAATATTCAGACTGCGAGTATCTTGGGTGCTTGCTCGGCTTGCTGTATGATCCACGGATTTTTCGGGCAGCCTATATTTTATAAGGTTGCTTTAGTCGCGCGCAGCAGGAGAGCAGCATGAAAACGACCTTTCTCGATTTCGAGCAGCCAATCGCGGAGCTTGAGAACAAGATCGAAGAATTGCGCTTCGTTCAAGACGATTCCGCCGTTGATATTTCTGTAGAGATTGGCCATCTCGAAAAAAAGAGCCAGGAATTAACAAAAACGATCTATTCAAAACTGGCATCTTGGCAAATTTCGCAGGTGGCTCGCCACCCGCAGCGCCCTTATACCCTGGATTATATTAAGGCGCTGTGCTCTGATTTTGAAGAGTTGCATGGTGATCGCAGCTATGCAGACGATGCGGCAATTATCGGCGGTTTAGCCCGTTTCAATGGTCAGTCGGTAATGGTGATTGGCCATCAAAAGGGTCGGGATACCAAAGACCGGCAGTACCGTAATTTTGGTATGCCGCGCCCCGAAGGCTATCGTAAGGCTTTGCGCCTGATGAAACTGGCAGAAAAATTTAATATCCCGCTGATTACCTTTATTGATACACCGGGTGCATATCCGGGGATTGGTGCGGAAGAGCGCGGGCAATCCGAGGCGATTGGCCGCAATTTGTTCGAGATGGCTAAGCTTAGGGTGCCGGTCATTTGTACGGTGATTGGTGAGGGTGGCTCGGGAGGTGCTTTGGCTATTGCGGTGGGCGATGTGGTGCAGATGTTGCAGTACTCGACCTATTCGGTGATCTCGCCTGAAGGTTGTGCGTCTATTTTGTGGAAAACTGCAGAAAAAGCGCCAGATGCCGCCGAGGCATTGGGTATTACCGCCAATCGCTTAAAAACGCTGGGTATCATTGATAAAGTGATTACCGAGCCTTTGGGCGGCGCTCATCGTGATTATCAGCAGATGATGGCCACTATGAAGAAAAATTTAAGCGACACGTTGAAGGCCCTTCAGTCCAAAACGATTGACGAGCTTCTTGATGCGCGTTTCGAGCGCATGATGAGCTACGGCAAGTTTAAGGAAGAAGCGGTTTCCTGATGCTCAAACACTAGCCATCAATGGCTAAGTGACAAAGGGCGAGCTTGCATGTTTTGGATGGATTTCTTTTTGCAAGCCTGAAAAATGCACAGTCCATTATTTTCATCGTTTAAGTCAGGCTCTTTGCTGGAGCGGGTAGAGCAAAAGCTCTCCCGCTTTTTGCCCCATTCCACCCTGTGCGTGGGTTTGTCGGGTGGTCTTGATTCCGTTGTGTTATTGCATTTGCTGGCTACTTTAAGGCATAGCCAGCTTTTTGTGCTGCGTGCTCTTCATGTTCATCATGGTTTATCGCCCAATGCGGATGCCTGGGCGCAGTTTGCAATGGATTGTGCAGCAAATCTTGGGGTGAAATGCGCGGTAGAGCGGGTCTCTTTGGCTCCTTTTTTGAAGCAGGGCACAGAGGGGGCTGCACGTACTGCGCGTTATGCAGCGTTTGCCCGGCAGGATTGTGACGTCATCCTTTTGGCTCAGCATTGTGATGATCAGGCTGAAACTGTCTTGCTTAATTTGCTGCGGGGCAGTGGTTTGCGTGGTTTGGCGGCTATGCCGGAATATCGGTCTTTAAATCAGAAGATGGGTATTTTACGTCCCTTGCTTGGTGTTGCCCGGGCAGAGCTTGCAGCCTATGCAGCAGAGCAGGGCCTGATCTGGGTTGAGGATGAAAGTAACCATAATCCACGTTATGACCGTAATTTTTTACGTAATGATGTTTTTCCTCGTTTAAATGCAGTCTGGCCAAGCGCAAATAACACATTGGCGAGGGTGGCACGGCATGTAGCAGAGGCTGATGAGTTACTGCTAGAGGTGGCGTGTAGCGATTTTGCTGTTTGTGTGCAGGATAATGTGTTTGATTTATCTGTCGATTTCTCCCCGCTGCGTTTGCGTAATGTGCTGCGTTACTGGCTGGTTCAAAATGGTCTGCAGCTGGATGCCCGCGCATTTGAAGAGCTAATCAGAACGGCGGTTTCTTCTGCTGCAGATGCTCAGCCTGTGCTTATCTGGCGCAAGAGTGCTGTCCGGCGCTATCGGCAGAAACTTTATATTACGCTTGCAGAAATCGAGTTGATCGAGCCGGTTATGTTGCCATGGCAGCCGGAGATAAATTTAAAATCGGGATGCTTGAGCTGGCGTGAGGCCGAGGTGGGAATCGCACTTGAAATATTAAAGGGGGCAGATTTTGAATTGCGCCCACGAGTGGGGGGGGAGTGTCTACGCCTGTTTGTAGGAGGGGCGCGAAAAGCATTGAAACAGCTTTACCAGGACGCAGGAGTGCCTCCCTGGCTAAGGCAGAATATTCCCCTGGTTTATCTGAATGGTGAATTGGCTGCCGTGCCAGGCTTGGGAGTCGATGCGGCTTTTTGTACCAGCGGGCAGGTTGTTGTGCCTTACTGGCGGCCTTCTTTGGGGGGGATTGACTAATCCGGTTTGATTTAAATACCAGATCAGTCAATACGTCAGGTTGCTGCACCTTCGAAAATAATTTTCCAGATGCCGTCTTCCTGTTGCCAGTACTGACGCTTATTCATCTGATTATCTAAATTATTGCTGCGATAGTTTTGTGTAAAGCTGGTGGTGAGGTGCGGACGAGGCCCGCCACTGGCATAGATACTTAAATTATCCAGCTGAATTTTGCTCCAGCTTTTGCTTGCACTTACGCTGGCCTTTTGGCTGCTCCAGCGCGCAAGGTCCTGACCCTCATCGCTTTTAAATTGCTTGGCATAGCGGCTAAGATAGGGCTGAGTCTTGAGTGATTCCCAGTCTTCTCGCCAACCATCAACCATGCTTAAAGCGGCATCCCGCCTGGATTGCCATTCTACTTTAGAAATCCACTCAGCTTTTGGGACGATAACAACCGGTGTCTGGCCTACCTGGATATATTGGGCGATATCCAGCATTTCTTCGTTACTTAGCGCGACGCAACCATCAGATGCCCATGGTGCACGGGCATAGGTATTCGCAGGCACACCGTGCAGCCAAATGCCGGAGCCAGTGCGGCCTTCGCTTTTATCCAGCTCATTTGGAAACGAAATTGGCCAGGCACCTATACCGTACAGGTCTGCGCGTGCACCGCGTGTTTTGTCGAGATAGGGCCTCGATAGGTGATTGTTTACAAAGTAAACCCCCAGTGGGGTGCGTTGATCGCCTTCTCTGAATTTATCCGATCCGAGTTTACCGATGGTTGCATAGTGTTCGGTGACATAAGTAGGCACACCATCCACATTTTTGAATACATAAATGCGTGATGCTTCCGCATCAATCAAAAGAGCATATTGCTGCTGTGGAGCAAATACCAGTAAATGTGCGGGTAGTTGTGTTTGAGGGGCATGAGTGAGGCGGATGCTGATTCGTGCCTGCGCTTCTTTGCGCAGATCTTCTAAGCGAGCCGCTTGTGTGCTGTCTGCACCTGCTCCTATGGTGGTTAGCGGCATAGCACGCATCGCATAGAGATCACCTGATAGCAAGTGAGCTAGCCGGTAATTTGGTTGTTCTTTGAGTAGGGCATCAACAGTGGCTCGTGCATTGGCTAAATTGCCGCTACGGATATGATCAATGGCTGACAAAATTCTTTGTTCAGGCGTGCCCACACTCGCCACCCCTACTTTTTCTTCTAAAAAGCGAGGGGCTGCAGGGGCAGAGGCAATGGGGCGGGCGGGGGGTGCAAGCATCAAAAGAGCGAGCAGGCAAGCGCTACGCTTGCCCCAGATAAACAAACTACTCATACGTAATTAGAAGCCTGTCCGTTCTTCTCGGATCAGCCAGCGGCTGCCCGATTTTTCCAAAATTAAAGTTTTGCCAGTACTACTGGATAGGTGGCTTGCTTTGTAGTGCTGACGAAAGCGTACTTTGGCTGTGCCATTGTCTGCAATGTCAATTTTCATGTCTGATATTTTAACGTTAATTGATTTTGGGCTGCTAATGCGCTGGCGACGCTCTTCGCTCCAGGCACTGAATTTCTGAGTGCCCGGGGTTTTGAAATTATTGCTATAAGCTGCCAGGTAGCCCGCTACATTTTGTTTGCTCCAGGCTTGAGCCCAGCTTCTTACCGCACCGGCAATCTGCGTCTTATCCGCATCAAGTGTGTTCGGTTTTGGAGCCGGTGTCGGGGTGGGGGGGGTGTTGGGCTTTGCTGTTGGGGCAACGGTTGGTGTTACTGTCGGCGCTGTTGTTGGCTTTACAGTAGGAGCAGGGCTTGGCAGTGCTGTTGGCTTGGGCTCGGGTACAGCAGGCTTGCTCGTTAGTGGTGTGGCTTGTGCTGTTTTGACCGGTGCGGAATTTGTTTTGGCTGCGGGGGTGCCAAACAGGCTGCCGACCATTTTTAATTTACCCTGTACTGCCGGATTACTGCCTTCTAGTTGCAATGCTTTGTCGTACGCTTGTGAGGCAAGGCGTGCATATAGATCACCCAGGTTCTCATGGGCTGTTGCATAAGACGGATTGGTTTGTATGGCCATTAGCAGGGCTGCCCGCGCCTTATCCAGCTGGTTTTGCTGTGCATATAATACCGCCAGATTGTTGTAAGGCTCCGGAAGCTGAGGGTTATCTGCCGATAGCTGGGTGAAGGCTTTGATACCTTCTTCAGTTCTGCCCATTTCAGTCAGAATAATTCCGCGTAAAAAGCGGATTGAGGGCTCTTTAGGTGACTTGGCTAAGTATTTATCTGCACGGTCAAGTGCCTGCGGCAATTGTTTGGATTTGAGCAGCTGTTGAATATCCTCGGCATCCCCAGCGTAGGCGCTAAAGGACAGGAAAAGTGGTACAAAGGCTAGGGCAATGCGACGCAGTGTCATATGTGTATCCGAAACAGTTGGTCAGACGCTAAACTGGGGGAGTTTAACAAAAAATGGGCTCTTTTGTCGCAATGAACCTGCCCCTTGCTGTGTTATCTGTCCTGCCTTGGTGATATTGAATGTTTTTATGACGCTTGTGTGATCTGACATCCTAAATTTGTACACGATGGGCTGCCGGACAGGTAAATGGTGCGGTTTAAGTCCCTTTTACAAATATTGATAAATCAAATTTGTTTGATTGTGTTACTTCCGGTTTAGCTCAAAACGATTCAAAAGTGATAAGTTCGCTGGCATTTATTTTCTTAGTCAGGTTTTATATGAATCAGTCTTTTAAACTGGATTTTTGTCGGCTGATTTGTGTTTGTTGATAGCATTTTATTTTATGCTTCGTGCCCTTTCGCATGAGTGCTTTCTTGATGTTTTATAGCAAAGAGTTTGAGGGAAGTTCTGGCCATAATTAAGAAATATCGTATTTTCACCGGTGCGCTTTTGTGTAAGGAGCGTTACACTGAAACGTTTATCTTAGTTTTTTGGGCATCGCCATGCAGATTACTGTCGTCAAACACCCTCTTGTTCAACATAAACTGGCGCTATTGCGTGCGGAGAATGTAAGTACCAACAAGTTTCGCTTACTCACAGAAGAATTGGCACGATTATTGGCTTATGAAGCAACGCGTGATTTACCATTAGAATCAACGATGATTGCGGGTTGGTGCGGTCCTGTCGAAGTGCAGCAGGTTAAGGGCAAAAAACTGACGGTGGTGCCGATTTTGCGAGCAGGGATTGGCATGCTTAATGGAGTGCTGGATCTAGTGCCTTCAGCAAAAATCAGTGTGGTGGGGTTGGCGCGTAATGAAGAAACACTGCAGCCTGAGCCTTATTTTGAAAAATTTGTGGGCAATCTTGAAGATCGGCTGGCGTTGATTATTGATCCGATGCTCGCTACAGGCGGCTCTCTGGTTGCAACGATTGATATGCTCAAGCGTAATGGTTGTAAAGATATTAAAGCGATTGTGATGGTTGCTGCGCCAGAGGGCGTGAAGCTGGTGAATGATGCGCATCCTGATGTAGAAATTGTCGCCGCTTCGCTTGATAGTCATTTAAATGAGCAAGGCTATATTATTCCGGGCCTGGGTGATGCGGGCGATAAGATTTTTGGTACGACAAAGTAATCCGTGTTTCCAGTTTTAAATCATCCCCCTCAAAGAAGGGGGATTTTTATATCTGAGTTATTCCAGGGGCGGGATTTATGTGGTTTGCTTTAAAGCAATTTGTGTCCGGGGCGCAAATACTATTTGTGGCGTTTGGTGCTTTGGTTCTGGTGCCTTTGTTAACGGGTTTAAATCCTGCAATGGCCTTGCTGGGGGCGGGCGTAGGGACTTTGGTGTTTCAGTGGATTACCGGTCGTAAAGTGCCGATTTTTCTTGGCTCTTCTTTTGCCTTTATTGGCCCCATTATTTTTGCTATGCACACCTGGGGGCAGGCTGCTACGCAGTTTGGTTTGTTTGCAGCGGGCTTTATGTATTTTGTGATTGCAGGTCTGATTAAATGGCGTGGTATGGGCTTTATTCATAAGCTATTACCGCCGGTGGTAATTGGTCCTGTGATTATGGTAATTGGTTTGTCTGTTGCAGTGGCCGCTTCTGGTATGGCGATGGGGCTAGGGGGGGCAAGCAGTTGGTGGCTTATGATACCTCCTTGTTTTTGGCGGCCATTTCCCTGGGGACAACCATTGTGGTTTCAGTCTTTGCCGGTGGTATGCTGCGCTTAGTACCAATTTTATCCGGCGTGGTGGTTGGCTATGTAGCAGCGATTTTTCTGGGGGTCATTGATTTTACGGCCATCGTTGCGGCGCCCTGGTTTGCCATGCCGCATTTTGTCAAACCGGAGGTG comes from Iodobacter ciconiae and encodes:
- a CDS encoding transporter substrate-binding domain-containing protein; the encoded protein is MLRMFIASLLSAISLMAHADLIDTIKEREYLVVGTLPDHPPFAKRNNNNTVSGYDIDFASIIANKLGVKLKIQDLDPADRIGAVKSGKVDILVATFTKTLEREREVSCSLGYFVSAQKVLTRKGQFQTAESLANARIGVSKGGTGENTSRKLYPKASIITFADIPEASQALAQSRIDVFMADEAALVGRLNAMPNKSLYEISNYAITTESFAIATKLGEKRLMNLINESLIESEQNGEATKIFNRWFGPQTSTPFPRTFRIQG
- the fliW gene encoding flagellar assembly protein FliW produces the protein MQTLNTRFGEIEIDPETVLTFPLGMPGFEDCTRYKLLHEEQPNPRVRWLQSLDDADLSFSLVQVEHLGLSYEVSLSDEECALIELEHAEDAVLLLLLSRPFEEGREITANTQAPVVLNIRSRKALQKVGIRADIVFRS
- a CDS encoding acetyl-CoA carboxylase carboxyltransferase subunit alpha, with product MKTTFLDFEQPIAELENKIEELRFVQDDSAVDISVEIGHLEKKSQELTKTIYSKLASWQISQVARHPQRPYTLDYIKALCSDFEELHGDRSYADDAAIIGGLARFNGQSVMVIGHQKGRDTKDRQYRNFGMPRPEGYRKALRLMKLAEKFNIPLITFIDTPGAYPGIGAEERGQSEAIGRNLFEMAKLRVPVICTVIGEGGSGGALAIAVGDVVQMLQYSTYSVISPEGCASILWKTAEKAPDAAEALGITANRLKTLGIIDKVITEPLGGAHRDYQQMMATMKKNLSDTLKALQSKTIDELLDARFERMMSYGKFKEEAVS
- the tilS gene encoding tRNA lysidine(34) synthetase TilS, which codes for MHSPLFSSFKSGSLLERVEQKLSRFLPHSTLCVGLSGGLDSVVLLHLLATLRHSQLFVLRALHVHHGLSPNADAWAQFAMDCAANLGVKCAVERVSLAPFLKQGTEGAARTARYAAFARQDCDVILLAQHCDDQAETVLLNLLRGSGLRGLAAMPEYRSLNQKMGILRPLLGVARAELAAYAAEQGLIWVEDESNHNPRYDRNFLRNDVFPRLNAVWPSANNTLARVARHVAEADELLLEVACSDFAVCVQDNVFDLSVDFSPLRLRNVLRYWLVQNGLQLDARAFEELIRTAVSSAADAQPVLIWRKSAVRRYRQKLYITLAEIELIEPVMLPWQPEINLKSGCLSWREAEVGIALEILKGADFELRPRVGGECLRLFVGGARKALKQLYQDAGVPPWLRQNIPLVYLNGELAAVPGLGVDAAFCTSGQVVVPYWRPSLGGID
- a CDS encoding L,D-transpeptidase family protein, producing the protein MSSLFIWGKRSACLLALLMLAPPARPIASAPAAPRFLEEKVGVASVGTPEQRILSAIDHIRSGNLANARATVDALLKEQPNYRLAHLLSGDLYAMRAMPLTTIGAGADSTQAARLEDLRKEAQARISIRLTHAPQTQLPAHLLVFAPQQQYALLIDAEASRIYVFKNVDGVPTYVTEHYATIGKLGSDKFREGDQRTPLGVYFVNNHLSRPYLDKTRGARADLYGIGAWPISFPNELDKSEGRTGSGIWLHGVPANTYARAPWASDGCVALSNEEMLDIAQYIQVGQTPVVIVPKAEWISKVEWQSRRDAALSMVDGWREDWESLKTQPYLSRYAKQFKSDEGQDLARWSSQKASVSASKSWSKIQLDNLSIYASGGPRPHLTTSFTQNYRSNNLDNQMNKRQYWQQEDGIWKIIFEGAAT
- a CDS encoding L,D-transpeptidase Cds6 family protein, translated to MTLRRIALAFVPLFLSFSAYAGDAEDIQQLLKSKQLPQALDRADKYLAKSPKEPSIRFLRGIILTEMGRTEEGIKAFTQLSADNPQLPEPYNNLAVLYAQQNQLDKARAALLMAIQTNPSYATAHENLGDLYARLASQAYDKALQLEGSNPAVQGKLKMVGSLFGTPAAKTNSAPVKTAQATPLTSKPAVPEPKPTALPSPAPTVKPTTAPTVTPTVAPTAKPNTPPTPTPAPKPNTLDADKTQIAGAVRSWAQAWSKQNVAGYLAAYSNNFKTPGTQKFSAWSEERRQRISSPKSINVKISDMKIDIADNGTAKVRFRQHYKASHLSSSTGKTLILEKSGSRWLIREERTGF
- the upp gene encoding uracil phosphoribosyltransferase, translated to MQITVVKHPLVQHKLALLRAENVSTNKFRLLTEELARLLAYEATRDLPLESTMIAGWCGPVEVQQVKGKKLTVVPILRAGIGMLNGVLDLVPSAKISVVGLARNEETLQPEPYFEKFVGNLEDRLALIIDPMLATGGSLVATIDMLKRNGCKDIKAIVMVAAPEGVKLVNDAHPDVEIVAASLDSHLNEQGYIIPGLGDAGDKIFGTTK